The Nocardioides zeae genome includes the window CGCCCTGGACGAGCACGCCGTCCACGCACGTGCCGTTGGTGCTGCCCAGGTCGCCGATCCACCAGCCGCCGCGCGCCTTGTAGAGCACCGCGTGCTGGCGCGAGACCCGCGCGTCGGAGAGCCGCACCCGGCACCCCCGCGAGCGCCCGAGGACCGCTCCGGAGGGCACGCGGAACAGCAGTCCCGAGGTCGACACCAGGGCGATCTCGTCCCCGGAGAGCACCGAGCGCGCGGCCGTGGTCGTCGGCGCGACCGGCGCCGCGCGGGGATCACGTCGGGGCCCCGGGACCGGCGGCGGCCCGGGACGGGGCGCCGGGCGGGCGGCGACCAGGGCCGACGGGGCCGGAGCGGGCGTCGCGACCGGGGCGGCCACCGGGCGCATCGGCAGGGGACGCACCGACGTCG containing:
- a CDS encoding FHA domain-containing protein, whose amino-acid sequence is MVIATVVGATVGACSGLVVLVALLRRQEAREHGAADEPTTPMAVRPLATTSSAEAEPGPQRTRPLPTSVRPLPMRPVAAPVATPAPAPSALVAARPAPRPGPPPVPGPRRDPRAAPVAPTTTAARSVLSGDEIALVSTSGLLFRVPSGAVLGRSRGCRVRLSDARVSRQHAVLYKARGGWWIGDLGSTNGTCVDGVLVQGATPVTEGSTVLVGGNGGVVLMALRAVEASHVGSPTAA